The following coding sequences are from one Streptomyces angustmyceticus window:
- a CDS encoding FHA domain-containing protein: protein MQIRLTVLGPRSGHTTRTCDVLVTAPAGTALAAVAGSLAASVAGSGADVGGAGGSGPVVLYAGTERLDPQRAALGEPPLIDGAVLSLQAPGPAPAHGLPHGSARLRVVSGPDAGGVHLLHGGQIRIGRSADADVPLDDPDVSRLHCAVTVEPDGAVYVADLHSTNGTAVDGTDLGERPAPLRPGALLRIGESALRLQSAPTAPDPALPTAPDGEGHLRIAPGSAGAAPEAAAAGRAQGHGPYAQRQYGQYAEAAGPRGVTSAAEGAYTGAGGHERAADGGHAAVGGRGRATDDAAAPAAAFAPAAAPGPGGAPGRRDTPLRGTPARYDAPGQNSPYGAAAPPLPGASTGHIYDRAPAGGPADGPGPQDHGDGFPAGAQDPTHGGQQSLAPAGEGPRKGGRRGGIGAWARRLAGGRPAVERPALTAEYEPAGASRPAFTDTPDGAPLPETLSGPAADERWPDAAAVLLTALGPGPRLWERGPDHPDALTVRLGTAARHGGRTAAPVTVDLRRAGSLGLAGPRSRLTGLTRAALAQLTALHSPGTLDLVLISTDRSRPAEERVAQWSWLGWLPHVRPAHGQDCRLLLAYDHEQAAARTSELVRRLDDGPLGPGWAGAERAETASAAARHQGPYTLVVVDGDPGSSALRETTARLAAGGPAAGIHLLCLAETPAASPAFPLAATYEAARAASPAFGECGAVAVLSGDVATALRVVQPGSGPNGTVATVDAVSGAWAERFARALAPLRESDTAAGGRAPRAAVPLPDAARLLDELGLARATPASLMARWAAALDTDRPTAPAVLGAGPHGPLCADLAADGTHLVVEGAAATGKTELLRSLAASLAAADRPDLLSLVLVDGGGSERGEGLRVCTDLPHVATHLAASDPVRMREFAQALSSELKRRADILAGTPFAEWRATHLPAPRIVAPRRPAESGSGGHSDTPGGHGEQEPITHRNHCRDSGTGGGTEANPSTTGTLRLRAPHNAPAATGPTAAAPAPAGLPPTTPAGRAGPEGAPAAAAPMPRLFVLVDDFDALVAPALGSTGRPAAGSVVRALEAVARDGVALGVHLIAATGHPDRTAETATSEGAGLRIQLGAADDPSEPVPPGRGRLHRAADDSSTPFQAGRVTGRIPRTSTLRPTVVPLEWQRMGDPPARRPLRELGNGPTDLALLASALQRAAQSPGAAVTPP from the coding sequence ATGCAGATCCGGCTGACCGTCCTCGGGCCGCGCAGCGGCCACACCACACGGACCTGCGACGTGCTCGTGACGGCCCCCGCCGGGACCGCCCTGGCGGCGGTGGCCGGCTCGCTCGCGGCCTCCGTGGCCGGCTCTGGCGCGGACGTCGGCGGCGCGGGCGGCAGCGGCCCCGTCGTGCTCTACGCCGGAACCGAACGCCTCGACCCGCAGCGCGCGGCCCTCGGCGAACCCCCGCTGATCGACGGCGCGGTGCTCTCCCTCCAGGCCCCGGGCCCCGCCCCGGCACACGGCCTGCCGCACGGCTCCGCCCGCCTGCGCGTCGTCTCCGGACCCGACGCCGGCGGCGTGCACCTGCTGCACGGCGGCCAGATCCGCATCGGCCGCTCCGCCGACGCCGACGTCCCCCTCGACGACCCCGACGTCTCCCGGCTGCACTGCGCCGTCACCGTCGAACCGGACGGCGCGGTGTACGTCGCCGACCTGCACTCCACCAACGGCACCGCCGTGGACGGCACCGACCTCGGCGAACGGCCCGCCCCCCTGCGCCCCGGCGCCCTGCTGCGCATCGGCGAATCCGCCCTGCGCCTCCAGTCCGCCCCCACCGCCCCCGACCCCGCCCTGCCGACCGCCCCCGACGGCGAGGGCCATCTGCGCATCGCCCCGGGGAGCGCCGGCGCGGCCCCGGAGGCGGCAGCGGCGGGCCGGGCGCAGGGGCACGGGCCGTACGCACAGCGGCAGTACGGGCAGTACGCAGAGGCAGCGGGCCCACGGGGAGTCACCTCCGCCGCCGAGGGCGCGTATACGGGGGCCGGGGGCCACGAGCGGGCGGCCGACGGCGGTCACGCCGCAGTCGGGGGCCGCGGCCGGGCGACGGACGACGCTGCCGCGCCCGCCGCTGCCTTCGCCCCCGCCGCCGCACCGGGGCCGGGCGGCGCACCGGGCCGGCGGGACACCCCCCTGCGCGGCACCCCGGCCCGGTACGACGCCCCCGGCCAGAACTCCCCGTACGGCGCCGCCGCTCCACCCCTCCCCGGCGCCTCCACGGGCCACATCTACGACCGCGCCCCCGCCGGCGGCCCGGCGGACGGCCCCGGCCCACAGGACCACGGCGACGGCTTCCCGGCCGGCGCGCAGGACCCGACGCACGGCGGGCAGCAGTCCCTGGCACCGGCCGGGGAAGGCCCCCGCAAGGGCGGGCGCCGGGGCGGCATCGGCGCCTGGGCACGACGCCTGGCCGGCGGCCGGCCCGCCGTGGAACGGCCCGCCCTCACGGCGGAGTACGAACCGGCCGGCGCCTCCCGCCCGGCCTTCACCGACACCCCCGACGGCGCGCCCTTGCCCGAAACGCTCTCCGGGCCCGCCGCGGACGAACGCTGGCCCGATGCCGCCGCCGTCCTGCTCACCGCGCTGGGCCCCGGCCCCCGGCTCTGGGAGCGCGGCCCGGACCACCCCGACGCCCTGACCGTCCGGCTGGGGACCGCCGCCCGGCACGGCGGCCGGACCGCCGCGCCGGTCACCGTGGACCTGCGCCGGGCGGGCTCCCTCGGCCTCGCCGGACCGCGCTCCCGGCTGACCGGACTGACCCGCGCCGCCCTCGCCCAGCTCACGGCCCTGCACTCCCCCGGCACCCTCGACCTCGTACTGATCAGCACGGACCGCTCGCGCCCCGCCGAGGAACGGGTGGCGCAGTGGTCCTGGCTCGGCTGGCTGCCGCACGTCCGCCCGGCCCACGGCCAGGACTGCCGGCTGCTCCTCGCCTACGACCACGAACAGGCCGCGGCCCGCACCTCCGAGCTGGTGCGCCGGCTCGACGACGGCCCGCTGGGGCCCGGCTGGGCCGGCGCCGAACGCGCCGAGACCGCCTCCGCCGCCGCCCGCCACCAGGGCCCGTACACCCTCGTGGTCGTCGACGGCGACCCCGGCAGCTCCGCGCTGCGCGAGACCACCGCCCGGCTCGCCGCGGGCGGCCCGGCGGCCGGCATCCACCTCCTGTGCCTGGCCGAGACCCCGGCCGCCTCCCCCGCCTTCCCGCTGGCCGCGACGTACGAAGCGGCCCGCGCGGCATCGCCCGCCTTCGGCGAGTGCGGGGCCGTCGCGGTGCTCAGCGGCGACGTCGCCACGGCGCTGCGCGTCGTCCAGCCGGGCTCCGGGCCCAACGGCACCGTCGCCACGGTGGACGCGGTCTCCGGCGCCTGGGCCGAACGGTTCGCGCGGGCGCTGGCGCCGCTGCGCGAGAGCGACACCGCGGCCGGCGGCCGGGCGCCGCGCGCGGCCGTCCCCCTGCCCGACGCGGCGCGGCTGCTGGACGAGTTGGGGCTGGCCCGCGCCACCCCGGCGTCCCTGATGGCCCGTTGGGCCGCCGCGCTGGACACCGACCGGCCCACCGCCCCCGCGGTACTCGGCGCCGGACCGCACGGCCCGCTCTGCGCCGACCTCGCCGCCGACGGCACCCACCTCGTCGTGGAGGGCGCGGCCGCCACCGGCAAGACCGAACTCCTGCGTTCGCTGGCCGCCTCGCTGGCGGCCGCCGACCGCCCGGACCTGCTGTCGCTGGTGCTGGTGGACGGCGGCGGCAGCGAGCGCGGCGAAGGGCTGCGGGTCTGCACCGACCTGCCGCACGTCGCGACCCACCTCGCCGCCTCGGACCCGGTCCGCATGCGGGAATTCGCCCAGGCGCTCTCCTCCGAACTCAAGCGGCGGGCCGACATACTCGCCGGCACCCCGTTCGCCGAATGGCGCGCCACACACCTGCCGGCCCCCCGCATCGTCGCCCCACGCCGCCCGGCCGAGAGCGGGAGCGGCGGCCACAGCGACACCCCCGGCGGTCACGGAGAGCAGGAACCGATTACTCACCGTAATCATTGCCGTGATAGTGGAACGGGCGGCGGCACCGAGGCGAACCCGTCCACGACCGGAACCCTCCGCCTCCGCGCCCCCCACAACGCCCCGGCCGCCACCGGCCCCACCGCCGCAGCCCCCGCCCCCGCCGGCCTGCCCCCCACCACCCCGGCCGGCCGGGCCGGCCCGGAGGGCGCCCCCGCCGCGGCCGCGCCCATGCCCCGCCTCTTCGTACTCGTCGACGACTTCGACGCCCTGGTCGCCCCCGCCCTCGGCAGCACCGGCCGGCCCGCCGCCGGCTCCGTGGTGCGCGCCCTGGAGGCGGTGGCCCGGGACGGGGTGGCGCTCGGGGTCCACCTGATAGCCGCCACCGGGCACCCGGACCGTACGGCGGAGACCGCGACCAGCGAAGGGGCCGGTCTGCGCATCCAGTTGGGCGCCGCCGACGACCCGTCCGAGCCGGTGCCCCCGGGCCGCGGACGGCTGCACCGCGCGGCGGACGACTCCTCGACGCCGTTCCAGGCGGGCCGGGTGACCGGCCGGATACCCCGGACGTCCACCCTCCGGCCGACGGTCGTGCCGCTGGAGTGGCAGCGGATGGGCGACCCGCCGGCCCGGCGCCCGCTGCGCGAACTGGGCAACGGCCCGACGGACCTGGCCCTGCTCGCCAGCGCCCTGCAGCGCGCCGCCCAGTCCCCGGGCGCGGCAGTCACCCCGCCGTAG
- a CDS encoding serine/threonine-protein kinase, with protein MRPVGSKYLLEEPLGRGATGTVWRARQRETAGAEAAVAGEPGETVAIKVLKEELAHDPDVVMRFLRERSVLLRLTHPNIVRTRDLVVEGDLLALVMDLVDGPDLHRYLRDNGALSPVAASLLTAQIADALAASHADGVVHRDLKPANVLLAGSDGSGEMHPMLTDFGIARLADSPGLTRTHEFVGTPAYVAPESAEGRPQTSAVDVYGAGILLYELVTGRPPFAGSTALEVLHRHLSEEPRRPSTLPEPLWTVIERCLRKRPEERPSAENLARALRTVASGVGVHATPAAAEAALGVAALLAPDPAPATVPGTGADGAQAVGGDADPTQVLPSGAGSYDPAAATSVLPSTGGPGGPGGPGGADPTRAMPPMPMGAPSGGPQDGDGLHPWQSQMRAARDRNEQTQVQYLDPSEDPLRRRPQRQAAPQQPPQRPQQPQYRQPAPPPYAQQQPQAPQRRQEPPPQRYEPQRPPAPEPRPRREPRQRSANPMKIPGLGCLKGCLFTLILLFVAAWLVWELTPLQEWIGTTRGFFSQVGHVFHSVQRFVEKLGG; from the coding sequence GTGCGGCCGGTAGGCAGCAAGTACCTGCTCGAGGAGCCGCTGGGACGCGGCGCCACGGGCACCGTCTGGCGTGCCCGCCAGCGGGAGACGGCGGGCGCCGAGGCCGCCGTGGCAGGAGAGCCCGGTGAGACGGTCGCGATCAAGGTCCTCAAGGAGGAGCTGGCGCACGACCCGGACGTGGTGATGCGCTTCCTGCGGGAGCGCTCCGTCCTGCTGCGCCTGACCCACCCCAACATCGTCCGCACCCGCGACCTGGTCGTCGAGGGCGATCTGCTCGCCCTGGTGATGGACCTGGTCGACGGCCCCGACCTGCACCGCTACCTGCGGGACAACGGCGCCCTCAGCCCGGTGGCGGCCTCGCTGCTCACCGCCCAGATCGCCGACGCGCTGGCGGCCAGCCACGCCGACGGCGTGGTGCACCGCGACCTCAAGCCCGCCAACGTCCTGCTCGCCGGGTCGGACGGCAGCGGCGAGATGCACCCGATGCTGACCGACTTCGGCATCGCCCGCCTCGCCGACTCCCCGGGCCTGACCCGCACCCACGAGTTCGTCGGCACCCCCGCCTATGTGGCGCCGGAGTCCGCCGAGGGCCGCCCGCAGACCTCCGCCGTGGACGTCTACGGCGCCGGCATCCTGCTGTACGAGCTGGTCACGGGCCGTCCGCCGTTCGCCGGGTCGACCGCGCTGGAGGTGCTGCACCGCCACCTCAGCGAGGAGCCGCGCCGCCCCAGTACCCTCCCCGAGCCGCTGTGGACGGTCATCGAGCGCTGTCTGCGCAAGCGTCCCGAGGAGCGGCCCAGTGCCGAGAACCTCGCCCGCGCGCTGCGCACCGTGGCCTCCGGCGTCGGGGTGCACGCCACCCCGGCCGCGGCCGAGGCCGCGCTCGGTGTCGCCGCGCTGCTCGCCCCCGACCCGGCGCCCGCGACCGTCCCCGGGACGGGCGCCGACGGTGCCCAGGCCGTCGGCGGCGACGCCGACCCCACCCAGGTGCTGCCGTCCGGCGCCGGGTCCTACGACCCCGCCGCGGCCACCAGCGTGCTGCCGTCCACGGGCGGCCCGGGTGGTCCGGGCGGCCCCGGGGGCGCCGACCCGACCCGCGCGATGCCGCCGATGCCCATGGGCGCACCGTCCGGCGGGCCGCAGGACGGTGACGGCCTCCATCCCTGGCAGTCGCAGATGCGGGCCGCGCGCGACCGCAACGAGCAGACCCAGGTGCAGTATCTGGATCCCTCCGAGGACCCGCTGCGCCGCCGTCCCCAGCGCCAGGCCGCTCCCCAGCAGCCGCCGCAGCGTCCGCAGCAGCCGCAGTACCGCCAGCCCGCTCCGCCGCCGTACGCGCAGCAGCAGCCGCAGGCCCCCCAGCGCCGTCAGGAGCCGCCGCCGCAGCGCTACGAGCCGCAGCGCCCGCCCGCCCCGGAGCCCCGGCCCCGGCGCGAGCCCCGTCAGCGCAGCGCCAACCCCATGAAGATCCCGGGGCTGGGCTGCCTGAAGGGCTGCCTGTTCACGCTGATCCTGCTGTTCGTGGCGGCGTGGCTGGTGTGGGAACTGACCCCGCTCCAGGAGTGGATCGGCACGACGCGGGGCTTCTTCTCGCAGGTCGGGCACGTCTTCCACAGCGTGCAGCGCTTTGTGGAGAAACTCGGCGGCTGA
- a CDS encoding serine/threonine-protein kinase, whose amino-acid sequence MARKIGSRYTAHQILGRGSAGTVWLGEGPEGAVAIKLLREDLASDQELVGRFVQERAALLSLADPHVVGVRDLVVDGNDLALVMDLVRGTDLRTRLERERRLAPEAAVAIAADVADGLAAAHAARIVHRDVKPENVLLDMQGPLGPGGAHPALLTDFGIARLVDSPRRTLQPAAGGSSGALRSAKVIGTPDYLAPEIIEGLPPRASVDVYALATVLYELLAGFTPFGGGHPGAVLRRHVTESVAPLPGIPDELWQLLLQCLAKAPASRLRAPELAARLRELLPGLVGMPPLDIDEPEDEQAEDEPESAAASREEPYYPAAPAADATPPRGAVPLVQGAAPDSNRETHTSMRVPGPDELAGGAHGTARAPRAAGERRAGSARHRSSPDAVRRRRIRLGAAAAAVVVAAGLGGWLASGDDSAGDATPGVHQPEPDTP is encoded by the coding sequence TTGGCACGGAAGATCGGCAGCCGGTACACCGCCCACCAGATCCTGGGGCGCGGCAGTGCCGGCACGGTATGGCTGGGCGAGGGTCCCGAAGGGGCCGTGGCCATCAAGCTGTTGCGTGAGGATCTCGCCTCCGACCAGGAGCTCGTCGGCCGCTTCGTGCAGGAGCGGGCGGCGCTGCTGAGCCTGGCGGACCCGCATGTCGTCGGCGTCCGTGACCTGGTCGTCGACGGCAACGACCTGGCGCTGGTCATGGACCTCGTACGGGGCACCGACCTGCGCACCCGGCTGGAGCGCGAACGCCGGCTGGCCCCGGAGGCCGCCGTGGCGATCGCCGCCGATGTCGCCGACGGGCTGGCCGCGGCGCACGCCGCGCGGATCGTGCACCGTGACGTGAAGCCGGAGAACGTCCTGCTGGACATGCAGGGGCCGCTGGGCCCCGGCGGCGCGCACCCCGCCCTGCTCACCGACTTCGGCATCGCCCGGCTCGTCGACTCGCCGCGCCGCACCCTCCAGCCCGCGGCGGGGGGCAGCTCCGGCGCGCTCCGCTCGGCCAAGGTCATCGGCACCCCCGACTACCTCGCCCCGGAGATCATCGAGGGCCTTCCGCCGCGCGCCTCCGTGGACGTCTACGCGCTGGCGACCGTCCTGTACGAGCTGCTCGCCGGGTTCACGCCGTTCGGCGGCGGCCACCCCGGGGCGGTGCTGCGCCGCCATGTGACCGAGAGCGTGGCGCCGCTGCCCGGCATCCCGGACGAGCTGTGGCAGCTGCTGCTGCAGTGCCTGGCCAAGGCGCCGGCCTCCCGGCTGCGCGCCCCGGAGCTCGCCGCCCGGCTGCGCGAGCTGCTGCCCGGCCTGGTGGGCATGCCGCCGCTGGACATCGACGAGCCGGAGGACGAGCAGGCCGAGGACGAGCCGGAGAGCGCCGCCGCGTCCCGCGAGGAGCCGTACTACCCGGCGGCGCCCGCGGCGGACGCCACCCCGCCGCGCGGCGCGGTCCCGCTGGTCCAGGGCGCGGCCCCCGACTCCAACCGGGAGACGCACACCAGCATGCGGGTGCCGGGCCCGGACGAGCTGGCGGGCGGCGCCCACGGCACCGCCCGTGCCCCGCGCGCCGCCGGTGAGCGCCGGGCGGGCTCGGCCCGGCACCGCTCGTCGCCGGACGCGGTGCGCCGCCGCCGGATCCGGCTCGGCGCGGCCGCCGCCGCGGTGGTCGTGGCGGCCGGCCTGGGCGGCTGGCTGGCCTCGGGCGACGACTCGGCCGGCGACGCCACACCGGGCGTCCACCAGCCGGAACCCGACACTCCGTGA
- the prfB gene encoding peptide chain release factor 2, which produces MAVVDVSEELKSLSSTMGSIEAVLDLDKMRADVAVLEEQAAAPSLWDDPENAQKITSRLSYLQGQLRKAEDLRGRVDDVEVLFELADAEGDEDARAEAEAELTAVRKAVDELEVRTLLSGEYDSREAVVNIRAEAGGVDAADFAEKLQRMYLRWAERHGYKTELYETSYAEEAGIKSTTFAVQVPYAYGTLSVEQGTHRLVRISPFDNQGRRQTSFAGVEVLPVVEQTDHIEIDESELRVDVYRSSGPGGQGVNTTDSAVRLTHIPTGIVVSCQNERSQIQNKATAMNVLQAKLLERRRQEEQAKMDALKGDGGNSWGNQMRSYVLHPYQMVKDLRTEFEVGNPTAVLDGDIDGFLEAGIRWRKQQEK; this is translated from the coding sequence GTGGCAGTCGTCGATGTATCCGAAGAGCTGAAGTCCCTCTCCTCGACCATGGGGTCGATCGAGGCCGTCCTGGACCTCGACAAGATGAGGGCCGATGTCGCCGTGCTCGAGGAGCAGGCCGCGGCGCCGTCCCTGTGGGACGACCCGGAGAACGCACAGAAGATCACCAGCCGGCTGTCCTACCTCCAGGGCCAGCTGCGCAAGGCCGAGGACCTGCGCGGCCGGGTCGACGACGTCGAGGTGCTCTTCGAGCTCGCCGACGCCGAGGGCGACGAGGACGCGCGGGCCGAGGCCGAGGCCGAGCTGACCGCCGTCCGCAAGGCGGTCGACGAGCTGGAGGTCCGCACCCTCCTGTCCGGCGAGTACGACTCCCGTGAGGCGGTCGTCAACATCCGCGCCGAGGCCGGTGGCGTGGACGCCGCCGACTTCGCCGAGAAGCTGCAGCGGATGTACCTGCGCTGGGCCGAGCGGCACGGCTACAAGACCGAGCTCTACGAGACCTCGTACGCGGAAGAGGCCGGCATCAAGTCGACCACCTTCGCCGTCCAGGTCCCGTACGCCTACGGCACGCTCTCCGTCGAGCAGGGCACGCACCGCCTGGTGCGCATCTCGCCGTTCGACAACCAGGGCCGCCGCCAGACGTCGTTCGCCGGTGTCGAGGTGCTGCCCGTCGTCGAGCAGACCGACCACATCGAGATCGACGAGTCCGAGCTGCGGGTCGACGTCTACCGTTCGTCCGGCCCCGGCGGCCAGGGCGTCAACACCACCGACTCCGCGGTCCGGCTGACGCACATCCCCACCGGCATCGTCGTCTCCTGCCAGAACGAGCGCTCGCAGATCCAGAACAAGGCGACCGCGATGAACGTCCTCCAGGCCAAGCTCCTCGAGCGCCGCCGCCAGGAGGAGCAGGCGAAGATGGACGCGCTCAAGGGCGACGGCGGCAACTCCTGGGGCAACCAGATGCGTTCGTACGTCCTGCACCCGTACCAGATGGTCAAGGACCTGCGGACCGAGTTCGAGGTCGGCAACCCCACCGCGGTGCTCGACGGCGACATCGACGGCTTCCTGGAGGCCGGTATCCGCTGGCGCAAGCAGCAGGAGAAGTAG